The DNA segment GAGGTCCCTGAAAGATGATCGAAAAAGCACGCTGCCTCTCTGTCTCAAGCAGCCCGGACACGCTGACCAGCTCCATATCCATTGTCCGGCCATCGCCTGTTGCCAGCCTGAAGAGACTGTGTATGCTCCCGGCCAGCTGGTCTCTTTCCCACAGTTCAGGCATGGTGCGATCCCTTCAGATCAGCCTCGCTGCCAGGCTGTCCGGAAGACCATCTCATAAGCAGATAAACGCCATTTTCCCTCACCGGCAAAAAACCTAACCGCTGATAAAGCCTCAGAGCGGGATTAAACTGCTCCACATGAATAGTCACCGGCAGGCATAGCATCCTGCCCGATTCCATGATCTGTTTAAGCAGGGCCGTGCCGATCCCCCTGTTTCTAAAGTCAGGGAGCAACGCTATGTCCATGATCCTCAGCTCAGCGTCCCACCGGTCCATATAAAGTCTTCCGCACGGTCTGCCCTCAGCAAGTACGATCCAGAAGGCGGCCGAAGCATAATACTCCCGGTAGTATTTATCCTGTGCCGCAAACTGCATGCGCAGAAATTGATCTTTTTTAATGTCATCCCAGTCAACCAGCTTCAACTCTTCGCTTCTCGAAGCAGCGTACACCTGAAAAAGAAATTCCCGGTCCTCTGTCAAAACAGGCCTGAGTCCGACACTGCCTGCGGCAGCAGACAAGAAAAGATCTTTGTCCGAGAATAAAGCAGCAGCCTGTCCTGCAGAAGACACCATTTTCTCCATCACGCAGCCCTCATTACTGCCTGTACCCGCCAAACAGATCTCTACGCATATTGGTATGCATTATGCCAGCCGGAACGCTCCGCCACCCACATAGGCTGCAGCCTCCTGTCATACTCCGGCAGAGGGCTGCATTCTGCTATCGCCCTGGTAACAGGCCTTCCGCCTTCCATACGGAATTCATGGATGAACAGAGGCGCTGAGGTTGCATTGGTCATCGGGTTCATCTGCAGCCGGCCCCTCGGACTGTTAAATGCCGCCTCCGCAAAGGCCCCTGTCAGGGCAGTGATATTTCCTGTCTTCCCCTGCGTCAGCGAAAGGGCAGAAAGTATCATGCCTGCTGTCTCATAGCCCAGCAGACCGAAGGAATCAAGACTGCGGCCTGCAACTTTTGCGTAATTCGCTGCAAAACTCTCACTGCCCGGTGCACAAAGGTCAGATCGCCATGGAACACAGGTCTTTATGCCGGCTGCAAGCGGACCGATTGCGGCTAAACTGTCACCTCCGGAAAGATGGGAAGAGCAGGCAAGCGGTATTCTTCCGGCCAGGCCAGAAGAGGCGTAGGCCTTTATAAAGCCAGCACCCTGAGACCCGCTGTAAAGGGCGTAGATAAAATCAGGCCGCGCAGCCTCTATCGCTGAAAAAAGCCTGTCAAAGTTCGGCGTTCCGGAGCCGGCATCAGAAATAAAAGTCTCCTTTATCATACCGCCGGCAATCTGATAGCCCATGCGAAAGGCCTGAAGTGTATCATAGCCGGTGTCATAAAAAGAGGCGGCCACAACGCAGCTCGGACCCATATTATCAGCAGCCCATCTGCCCATTGCCCAGTTGGCCTGCGAAAAATTCATGCTGCAATGAAACGTGCCGGGAAACATATCGGTCTTTCTCGCCATGGACTCGCCGAGACTGCTTGCAACCAGAACAAACTTCTCATCCCGTGCAAAAGAGCTCAGAGATGAAGCTGCCGCATTGTTCAGAATACCGGTTACAAGGTTCACCTTATCTTCATGCAGAAGCTTTTTCAGGGCGCTGACACTGACCGATCCGCTGGAATGCTCCTTGACCAGCTCAACCGAAACTCCGGACTCTGCACACCCTGACGTCTTCAGGCAATGATCAAAACCGCTCAGAAAGTTCCCGGTGAGCTTCGGTGAAAAATCCTTGCCCGGCAGCAATATCCCCAGCCTGACAACGGGCCAGCCCGAAAAGTTCAAAGGACTCGCTTCCCCTCCAAAGGCAAGCACCTGAGAAGGTACGGTGAGCGCACCTGTCGCGGCCCCGGCAATCTTCAGAAAGGTACGTCTTGTTATGACATTTGCTAAGCTCTTTTCAGACATAGTCCACCTCAAATAGCAGGATGATTATTTTTCAGACAGGATGATGAGATTCAGCTCCCGTCCGCCATGAGTCCTTTTCTTAAATTATTTTAATTATACTCTCGTTGTTTCGACCGTGCAATTCGAAATTTAGACGCAATAATCAGAGTTCTGAGCAGGCCCCCCGTGCTGTTACAGAACCACATAGACTGTTCGGAAACAAAGTCTTATTCATCCTGCACTCCTTATCACAGGCTTTCCTGGCCGCATCTTTTGAGACCGCCGTCGATCTCTGTCGCGAGCGTCTCAAACTTTCTGAAGTCCAATCTGCTTATGAGATCTCGCTCGGCCTTTGTAAGGCTGAAGCCCGTCTCAAGACAGGTCTTATGGAACTGCTTCCCTGCGTTTTCCCGGAAGACCGGGTCAGTCAGCAGGCGTCCGAAAAATTGTTCTACAGTCTCCTGTGCCATTTCAGTCTCCTTGTCCAAGATTGCCCAATTAGTCAGGATCATCTATGGCACGTTATATGCCAATGAGTATTGTCTTTATTATCAATTGGTTATCTAAAACGAAGAGAAAGGAGACTGTACCACAAAGGGTCAGCAGATGATCTGTAACAATAAAACTATCGAATTTTAAAGAATAATAGTGAAGATGTGCCAATCTGGGACATGTGTCCCTTTTTGGTGCAGATTATTTGCGGCGGTAGAAATGCTTCCTGTCGACCTTCAGCATATCCGCTGCGCGGCTCTTGTTGTTTCCGCATCTGGACAACATCTCATCCGATATCTGGGCTACCGCAGCCTCAAGAGAGAAATCATCCTTATCCAGACAGACGTCTATGCGCACCTTTTCATCCTCAGGAACGCAGACGTTATGTTCTTCAGCGCGTCCCACTATATTTAGATGATCGGGCCGTATCAGTTCGCCGTCGATCAGTATGGCAGCCCGCTCTATGCAGTTCTTGAGCTCTCTCACGTTGCCGGGCCATGGGTATTTGAGCAGGATCTTCATGGCTGACTCTGATATGCCAGGAATATGCTTGCCGAGCTCATTTTTGTACTGCTTGATAAAATGACCGGCCAGATCAGCAATGTCCTCTGGGCGCTCCCTGAGAGGCGGCAGCATGATCGGGTACGAATTTATCCGGTGATAGAGGTCCTCGCGGAACCTGCCCTCCCTGACCAGTTTTTTCAGGTCCCGGTGGGTTGAAGTGATTATCCGCAGATCAGCGGGGATAGTGCGGTTTGAGCCGATCTTATTATACGTACGCTCCTGGATCACCCTGAGCAGTTTCGCCTGAAGATCAATCGGCATATCACCGATCTCATCGAGAAGCAGGGTGCCCTTCTGCGCAAGGTCGAACTTGCCGTCCCGGTCCCTGTCAGCACCGGTAAAGGCACCCTTTACATGCCCAAACAACTCGGACTCAAGCAGGTTGGAGGGAATACCAGCACAATTTACCGCAACGAACCGGCTTTCCATCCTGCCCGAGGCAAAATGTATCGCGCGTGCCAGCACCTCCTTGCCTGTCCCGCTCTCTCCATAAACAGCGACGTTCGTGCCAGGGCTTGCTGCCACCTTCTCGGCAAGTTTGAGCGCACTGAGCATCAGGGGCGAGCGGGTGATGATATTCTGAAAATTATGGAGATTGCCGAAATAGTCTTTAAGCTCCCTGTAACCTCTGTGCAGACGTGAACGTTCAAGGGAGCGCATGATCGATGCCTTCAGCGTCTCCGGATCATAGGCCTTCTGTATATAGTCATCCGCACCCTGCTTTATGGCGGAAACCGCCATGTCGATACTCCCATACCCGGTCATTATGATAAAAGGCAGGTCTTTATCCCGGTCCTTTATCTCCTTCAGGAGTTCGAGGCCGTCCATGCCTGCCATCTCCTGATCGGACAGAACAAGATCTACACTGCGGCTGCCCAAGAGCTCAAGGGCCTCTGCGCCAGACCTTGCCAGCAGGGGCTGATAACCCCAGTCCTCAAGGTATACCTCAATGGCCTGCAGTACGTTGTCGCAGTCATCGACAACCATGATCGTGGCTTTATCCCGAGCCAGATTATCCGCCGCCTTAAAGGTCACTGCAGCCTTCCCGGCATCTTCTTGTTCATCAGTATTCCCCCGTTGTTTCTCGTTGCAGAACGGCTGAACTATAATACGTTATTGCCTTTCGCTTTTACCAAGCCATTCTGTCTGTGCTTTTGCCATTGTGATAGAATAGTCTCATGCCAATCATATTAGTAACAAATGACGACGGCGTGCATGCACCCGGGATCATCGCACTCAGCAATGCCATGACTGTCTTGGGTGAGACCTATATCGTCGCCCCGGACAGGGAGCGGTCTGCTGCAGGACATTCCCTCACTCTTGACAGGCCGATCAAGGCAGAGGAGATCCGGGAGCGCGTATTCAGCGTAAACGGAACGCCTACTGACTGCGTCACGATCGGGATCAACAAACTGCTGCCCCGGAAACCCGATCTCGTGGTCTCGGGCATCAACAAGGGCGCAAACCTGGGAGACGATATCACCTATTCGGGCACGGTCTCTGCAGCGATCGAGGGCACGATCTTCGGTATCCCGTCGATCGCCTTCTCTCTCATATCCGATACACATTATCATTACGAAACATCCGCCTTTCTTGCGGCTAAGATAGCAGCCTATGTACTCGAACATTCCCTGCCCTTTGACACCCTGCTGAATGTCAATGTTCCGAATATCCGGAGGCAGGATATCAAGGGGATCAAGATCACGCGTCAGGGCAAGCGCATTTACGAGAACTCCATCCAGGAGACGTTCAACCCCTGGGGAGAGAAATATTACTGGATCGGCGGGGGAAGGACCTTCTGGGAACATGGAGACGAGGCAGATATGGAGGCAGTGCAGCAGAACTACGTATCGATCACGCCGATCCATCTTGACCTCACCAATCACAGCGCGCTCACATTTCTGAGAGACCGCTGGAATGTAGCAGACATGCTGGATGGTATGGATGAAACAGTATGATGTGATCATCATAGGTTCAGGACCTGCAGGCATATTCGCAGCCCTCGAATTCCTGAAATCAGAAAAAACAATAAAGGTCCTGATCATCGAAAAGGGCCGTGACATAACCGAAAGAAAATGCCCTTCCAAAGAGCGAAAGATATCCTGCACAACCTGCCCTGAATGTGATCTTCTGAGCGGCTGGGGCGGAGCAGGCGCCTTCAGTGACGGCAAACTCAGCCTTTCTCCCGAGGTCGGCGGCTTCCTTTCCCGTTACATGGATAAAGACAATGTCCAGTCCATGATCGATTACGTTGACCGCATCTATATCCAGTATGGCGCCCCTGATGAGATCTTCGGAGACCATCCTGAAGAGATCCAGACCTTAGAACGACTTGCATCAAAGAACAACCTTGAGCTCATACCATCGAAGATACGCCATATCGGCACAGACCGCTGCCTTACGGTGCTGAAGAAGATGAAGGATGCGGTCAGCAGCACTATCGATATCATCTTTAAAACAGAGGCAGAGCAGGTGCTGGTCGAAGATGGCACCTATAAAGGCGTAACGCTCAGGGACGGAAAGACCTTTTATTCCGATTTTCTGGTGCTTGCCCCGGGCCGCGAGGGGTCGAAGTGGCTCGAAGAAGAGGCGCGCAGGCTCAAGCTCACCCAGCTCAAGAACCCTGTCGATGTCGGTGTCAGGGTAGAGCTTCCTGCATCCATACTGGAACCGCTCACAAAGGCCACGTATGAGCCGAAGCTCGTCTTTTACTCAAAGAAATTCGACGACAGGGTCAGGACCTTCTGCGTAAATCCGTATGGTGAGGTGGTAAGGGAATATCTCAAAGGCATCTGGACCGTGAACGGCCATAGCTACACAGACAGAAGGACGAACAACACGAACTTTGCACTTCTGGTCAGCACCTATTTCACCGAGCCCTTTGACGAGCCCATATCCTATGGCAGATACATTGCCCAGCTTGCGAACTTCATCGGCAAGGGTGTCATTGTGCAGAGGCTCGGAGATCTGCAGGCAGGACGGCGCTCCACGCACGAGCGCATCGCAAAAGGTATTGTGAGGCCCTCGCTCACGGATGCGACTCCCGGGGACCTGAGCTTTGCCCTTCCTTACCGCTATCTGTCTGACATACTGGAGATGCTTGAGGCACTGGACAAGATAGCTCCGGGCGTCAACTCCCGCCATACCCTGCTGTACGGCGTTGAGGTAAAGTTCTATTCCATGCAGCTGAAACTCACGAATAACCTTGAGACCGAGATACCGAACATCTTTGCTGCAGGAGATGGGCCTGGAGTGAGCCGCGGCCTGATCCAGGCGTCTGCCTCAGGCGTTGTTGCTGCTCGGGAAATATTGAGAAGGTGTTAGGTTTTGGAGATTGAGATATAGCAGACATGGACTATCAGCGATTAAGAGACCTGATGATCGAAAATCAGCTTATCCCGCGCGGGATCAAAGACCCCCGTGTGTTGGAAGCGATGAGACAGGTGCCGAGGCATATCTTCGCAGGAGGGCATAACCTCGCCGCAGCATATGACGACATGGCACTGCCGATTGGAGAAGGACAGACCATCTCCCAGCCGTACATGGTCGCCGTCATGACAGAACTCCTTGCGCTCAAGGGAACCGAGAAAGTGCTTGAGATTGGAACAGGATCAGGATATCAGGGGGCAATGCTTGCAGAACTCGCAAAAGAGGTCTATACGATCGAGCGCATAGGAGCTCTCGCTGACAGGGCAGCAACAGAATACCGCACATTAGGCTATGACAACATCCATGTAAGGACAGGCGACGGAACACTCGGCTGGCCAGAAGCAGCTCCATTCGACAGGATCATCATCACTGCAGCCTCACCGCAGATCCCGGACCCTTTTCTGGAGCAGCTTGGCATGAACGGCATTCTGGTTATTCCAGTCGGAAGCAGATATTCACAGCAGCTCCTGAAGATCACGAAAACCCCGCATGGACTTAAAGAGGAATACCACACACCCTGCGTCTTTGTCCCTCTCATCGGCAAATATGGTTGGGAAAAAGAATCTAGTGAAAATTGAGGTAATCATGAACAACTCTTTGCAGAAAACATTCGTTGCAGCCTGTCTGATTATTTTTCTGTTAGTCGGCTGCAGCAGCCTGATGGCAACGCCGATAAAAAAGATCATCGATAATCCGCGCGATTACAGCGGGAAACCGGTAACCGTATCAGGAGAAGTGACCGAACTCTTCAGTCTCTTTGTGATCAAGTATTTTGTCGTAAAAGACAGCACAGGCGAGATCATCGTTGTCACACACAAGCCGCTGCCAAAGAAAGGCTCAAAGATCACTGCCAAGGGCACGGTCCAGGAGGCCTTTTCCATTGGCGACCAGCAGTTGATCGTTATTATGGAGAAGGAGTGACTTTTCGCTCACAACCATGGTCACTATGAAAAAAACACTCGTCGTAAGCAGTCGGGGTCAGATAACACTGCCTGCAGCCATCCGTAAAAGAGCGGGCATCATGCAGGGCGGCACCGTCATCATCGAAGACAGAGGAAACGAACTCGTTCTGAAGCCTGCCGCGGTCTTCGAGATAGAGATATACACCGACAAACAGATCCAGGACTGGAACAAAGCTGACCGGCTTACACCAACCGAAAAGACATCTCTGATTAACAAGGCAAAGCTCAAGCGGTGAAGAGGCTCTTCCTCGATGCCAACAACCCTTATTGGAAGTCAGTTCCCGGATTGGCATTATTAGGCAGTGCGCTTGCTGCCATCTGCTTCTGCATTTATGCGCTGATCCAATCCGGTGAATTTCTTTTTCCCGACAATGTGAACCTGCCTTTCCATGAGTTCGGTCATATCTTCTTTTCGATCTTCGGCGAGACGGTCGGCCTCTGGGGCGGCACACTCATGCAGCTCATCATTCCCTTCAGCATCCTTGCCTATTTCTTCATCAAGCGGGAAACTGCAGGCGTCTTTTTCTCTGCCTTCTGGTTTGGCGAGAACCTGCTCAATATTGGCGTGTATATCAATGACGCACGCGCCCTTGAGCTCCCCCTTGTCGGCGGCGGTGAGCATGACTGGAACATTATCCTGGGATCAATGAAATTGCTCAGATACGACCACTACGTTGCGGCGATTGTTAAGTCCCTCGGCTGGTTCATCATGTTAGGCTCGATCGTCTGGTTTCTTGTCAGGGGCATGAGGGCAAGGGAAGAAAAAGGAAAAGATTCCTTTGACCGGGTGGTAGGTGTTGCCAAGTCTTCTATCCGGGACGGCTCATCAAAGCACGACCGCTATCTTAACAGGAAGGACAAGTGAAGGTGTTTGTCGATACCGGCACTGTCATAGCCCTTCATCCTCTCTAAGCAGCAAGGCTTACGACGGGGACGTTGAGATGTTTCTCGGTTTTAATCTGCTCGCTCTTCAGCACTTCGGATATTTTTTCAGAAACAGCGCCTGACATATACTTTTCTCCGCACTGTACACACTCCCCGACGGGCACATCTTCAAAAAAAACAGGAGTCTTGTCTTTTTTGTAAAAAACAACCGAAATCTGCTTTTCGTTAATCTCGCCGCCGCACTCAAAACATTTCATTTTGCAAACCTCCTTTTTTCAGGCGTTTCCCATTCTATAGGGTCCGGCTCATATATTGTGATAATCCATAGGACATCCTCAGAAAATCCGCAAACTGCGTGGAGATCTCTTCCCTGGGATGTCTTTCCCCAAACAAGACAGCTGTGACCACGCTTGTCGTGAGGGTAATCCTCGATCACCTTGCATGTCAATAATGCTTCCTTGACTTCATGCGGCAATATCCCTCTTTCGTTAATCCTCTGCAAGGCATGGACTCTGGATTGATACTGTCCGCTTGCCAGATTTGATCTAATGAGCTGTTCTATTGCCGAATAATCCATTCTTAAATCATAATACCATAAACCCTTATATAGCAGCAGAGGATGCGGGGGGGTGAGGGAAAGCAAGGACCGTGAAGAAGCTGAAGCGTATCAGGCTCGAAAAGGCGCTCAACGAGAGTTTTGGTGCATGGAAGAACAAAGAGCATCCCCGAGATCAGGAAGGGGACAAATGCCTTTGTCCGGAGCCTCAGGAAAAGCAGCCGCCTTTCACGCGTAAAATGAAGACCCTTCTGCCAGACTTTCTAAGGGGGGAAGGCGAATTATCGTCTCTCTGGCGTCTTTCCTACGGAAGCTGCGTAGAGAATCCAGTGCTCTTCGAGAATCTCAATAAGCAAGTCTGACCCCATAGCGCTTCTCTTGCGCGAGCCCCTAAGATCGCCTCATCGTCAGGCATAAAGCTCCGTTGCGGAACCGTCTATTTTTGTGATAATCTTTAACAAGTGCAGGAGGTTAAAAATGAAAACAGGCCATAAGATAACACTGGATATTCCAAATGAACTTTTCAGAGAAATCGCTGACTTCAAAAAGCGTTCGCATATAAAAGACGACAAGGCTGCTGCTTTTGAGCTCATCAAATATGCCTTGTCACTGCCGCCATATTTTGCGTCTTTTGACTGGCAGAAGGCAGAGGAAGAGGCTGATGCCGATATAGCGGCTGGAAGGGTGAAATCTTTTTCCTCTGTTGACGATCTGCTCGCTGATCTCAAGGCATGAGGCTTGATTACGCCGATTCTTTTAAACAGGACTTTCAACAACTGCCTGCTCATATCCAGAAGGTTTTTAAAAATAAGTTAAGGCTTTTCCTGCAGAACATAAAACACCCTTCTCTCAGGGTCAAAAAATGCAGGGATACGAGAACCGCTGGGAGGCCAGCATCAATATGTTCTATCGTTTTACCTTTGAAATCCATACAGACCATTACCTTTTCAGGAGAATCGGACCTCATGATGATGTCCTGAAGCGTCCATAATTTCCCTCTTCAAATATCTTCAGCTCTTTTTCCTGTTCCGAGCTTTTTCAAAAGGGCTTTGTACCTCTGCCTGACATGATCGGTCATCTCGCGACTGCCAAAGCGGTGGGACTCGTACAGATTCAGAAATTCCTCAGCCTCGATACCAAACCCGCCTTTCCGCGAGACCCTAAGCAAATCGCCTGCGGTCATCGCATCGGTCACTTTAAGACCCTTCTTCCTCAGTAGGGCGCGAAACTCAAGATAGGTCCTGGTGACAAAGCTGTATCTCCTGAATCTGAGCTTCTTCATTACTGCATAGAGAAGAAGGCTGACAAAGCCAAGTGCAAGGGACCAGAATAAAACCGTTCTAAAACTTGAGAAGCGAAGCTTAGGCAGGCCTTTCAGCGTAAAGGGAGAGGCAAGTGTCCTCACGATCTCCTTCTGATCCTCAGAGCTGAAACCCACAACATACCGGGTCCACTGGAGCCTCAGTGAATCAAGAAAATGCGACAATGCAGGAGGCTTCTGCGCAGCGACCGCAGGCGTCGGGTCAAAGCGTTTCCATTCATTGCCGATGAGCGCCTCGACCCAGGCATGCGCGTCGCTCTGCCTCACAATAAGATAGTTGCCATATTCATTCCGCTCGCCTCCGTAGAATCCGTTCACAACCCGGCTGGGAATACCGAGACCCCTGAGCATGATGACCATGGAGGATGCGTAATGTTCGCAGAACCCCGTCTTGGTCCTGAAAAGAAAGTTCTCAAGAACGCTCATGCCAACAGGAGGAGGCACAGTTGCAAGTGAATAGGCAAAGTTCCTTTTCAGATATGCTTCAATCGCAAAAGCCCTCTGCAGATCTGATGAACTGCCGCCAGTCACGCTCTTTGCAAGACCGATAATATTTTCGACGCCGCGCGGCACTTGTAGGTACCGCTTTTCCGATCTGCCCGTCAGGATACCCGCCATGTCGCTGCGCACCGTATATTTGATACGGCGCGACAGTTTGCCCGGCATGGTTATACCCGATGCATCGTCGACCAGAAGAGAGAATGTGTCCACATTCACTGCAGTCATTTTCGCAAGGCCAAAGATAACGTCAGAATCGATCGGCTCAAGATAAATCCGCTGCTCAACAACCCGTGTCCGGTCATAGGGAGCGATAACAAATTCATCGCCCGTCTTCAGCAGTCTGCTTTTTTCTCTTGCCGTATTTCTCCAGGATACGCCGTCAAACGAATCCATGGCAATACCTCGCCAGTAGTGCGGAGAACTGACCTCCTGATCCATCTCTATCCTCATAACCACGGTCTGGTCGAGCTTGATATCGCCAAAAGAACCAAAATCAACCTTATCAGAAAATCCGACGGTCTTTATCCCGCGAATATGGCTTTTTCCGATAAAGCGCTGCGGCGTCCGGGGAAGAGCCATGAAGAAGATCGCTGTGCAGAGCACCGTGAGCATGACGATAGCCGTGACCGGCCGTCGTATGCGCACCCTGCCGAGCGTGCCTTCTTTCAGAAAATGGGAAAGAACCATGGCCGTTACCAGCAGGACCATAAAGATCACAAAGATAACGCCAAAGGTGAGCGCACGGGTCAGTTCCGATGCAATGATCAATTGAAGCAGGGACATAAAATAGACCTGCAGATGGTCCCATGGCTCCTTGAGATCAAAGCTCTTGATGCCCTGGAAGGTTATGGTCATATGTGCAACAGCAAGAAATACATCACCCGTTATGACCGATGCATCAGCGATGAAAACGAACAGGGCGGCCTGGGCCAGAATGGCTGCCACCCGCTTCGATGCCTGGGGCCGATCCCTGAAAAATCGATAATAGCCGCCGAATATTGAGAGACCGCCCGTGCATACGAGCAGGTTCATCTCACCGGTGATCAGCAGGCTGATGCAGCCGGTGAGCGCCAGGACAGCGGTTATGCTCTTATAGAGTATCGGCATGGATCACCAAATCTGCTGAAGCAGCAACTGCCCTCAGGCCTGACT comes from the Nitrospirota bacterium genome and includes:
- a CDS encoding GNAT family N-acetyltransferase, which codes for MVSSAGQAAALFSDKDLFLSAAAGSVGLRPVLTEDREFLFQVYAASRSEELKLVDWDDIKKDQFLRMQFAAQDKYYREYYASAAFWIVLAEGRPCGRLYMDRWDAELRIMDIALLPDFRNRGIGTALLKQIMESGRMLCLPVTIHVEQFNPALRLYQRLGFLPVRENGVYLLMRWSSGQPGSEADLKGSHHA
- a CDS encoding ABC transporter substrate-binding protein, producing the protein MSEKSLANVITRRTFLKIAGAATGALTVPSQVLAFGGEASPLNFSGWPVVRLGILLPGKDFSPKLTGNFLSGFDHCLKTSGCAESGVSVELVKEHSSGSVSVSALKKLLHEDKVNLVTGILNNAAASSLSSFARDEKFVLVASSLGESMARKTDMFPGTFHCSMNFSQANWAMGRWAADNMGPSCVVAASFYDTGYDTLQAFRMGYQIAGGMIKETFISDAGSGTPNFDRLFSAIEAARPDFIYALYSGSQGAGFIKAYASSGLAGRIPLACSSHLSGGDSLAAIGPLAAGIKTCVPWRSDLCAPGSESFAANYAKVAGRSLDSFGLLGYETAGMILSALSLTQGKTGNITALTGAFAEAAFNSPRGRLQMNPMTNATSAPLFIHEFRMEGGRPVTRAIAECSPLPEYDRRLQPMWVAERSGWHNAYQYA
- a CDS encoding sigma-54-dependent Fis family transcriptional regulator, with product MVVDDCDNVLQAIEVYLEDWGYQPLLARSGAEALELLGSRSVDLVLSDQEMAGMDGLELLKEIKDRDKDLPFIIMTGYGSIDMAVSAIKQGADDYIQKAYDPETLKASIMRSLERSRLHRGYRELKDYFGNLHNFQNIITRSPLMLSALKLAEKVAASPGTNVAVYGESGTGKEVLARAIHFASGRMESRFVAVNCAGIPSNLLESELFGHVKGAFTGADRDRDGKFDLAQKGTLLLDEIGDMPIDLQAKLLRVIQERTYNKIGSNRTIPADLRIITSTHRDLKKLVREGRFREDLYHRINSYPIMLPPLRERPEDIADLAGHFIKQYKNELGKHIPGISESAMKILLKYPWPGNVRELKNCIERAAILIDGELIRPDHLNIVGRAEEHNVCVPEDEKVRIDVCLDKDDFSLEAAVAQISDEMLSRCGNNKSRAADMLKVDRKHFYRRK
- the surE gene encoding 5'/3'-nucleotidase SurE, with product MPIILVTNDDGVHAPGIIALSNAMTVLGETYIVAPDRERSAAGHSLTLDRPIKAEEIRERVFSVNGTPTDCVTIGINKLLPRKPDLVVSGINKGANLGDDITYSGTVSAAIEGTIFGIPSIAFSLISDTHYHYETSAFLAAKIAAYVLEHSLPFDTLLNVNVPNIRRQDIKGIKITRQGKRIYENSIQETFNPWGEKYYWIGGGRTFWEHGDEADMEAVQQNYVSITPIHLDLTNHSALTFLRDRWNVADMLDGMDETV
- a CDS encoding NAD(P)/FAD-dependent oxidoreductase — translated: MKQYDVIIIGSGPAGIFAALEFLKSEKTIKVLIIEKGRDITERKCPSKERKISCTTCPECDLLSGWGGAGAFSDGKLSLSPEVGGFLSRYMDKDNVQSMIDYVDRIYIQYGAPDEIFGDHPEEIQTLERLASKNNLELIPSKIRHIGTDRCLTVLKKMKDAVSSTIDIIFKTEAEQVLVEDGTYKGVTLRDGKTFYSDFLVLAPGREGSKWLEEEARRLKLTQLKNPVDVGVRVELPASILEPLTKATYEPKLVFYSKKFDDRVRTFCVNPYGEVVREYLKGIWTVNGHSYTDRRTNNTNFALLVSTYFTEPFDEPISYGRYIAQLANFIGKGVIVQRLGDLQAGRRSTHERIAKGIVRPSLTDATPGDLSFALPYRYLSDILEMLEALDKIAPGVNSRHTLLYGVEVKFYSMQLKLTNNLETEIPNIFAAGDGPGVSRGLIQASASGVVAAREILRRC
- a CDS encoding protein-L-isoaspartate(D-aspartate) O-methyltransferase; translated protein: MDYQRLRDLMIENQLIPRGIKDPRVLEAMRQVPRHIFAGGHNLAAAYDDMALPIGEGQTISQPYMVAVMTELLALKGTEKVLEIGTGSGYQGAMLAELAKEVYTIERIGALADRAATEYRTLGYDNIHVRTGDGTLGWPEAAPFDRIIITAASPQIPDPFLEQLGMNGILVIPVGSRYSQQLLKITKTPHGLKEEYHTPCVFVPLIGKYGWEKESSEN
- a CDS encoding AbrB/MazE/SpoVT family DNA-binding domain-containing protein codes for the protein MKKTLVVSSRGQITLPAAIRKRAGIMQGGTVIIEDRGNELVLKPAAVFEIEIYTDKQIQDWNKADRLTPTEKTSLINKAKLKR
- a CDS encoding YgiT-type zinc finger protein, with the translated sequence MKCFECGGEINEKQISVVFYKKDKTPVFFEDVPVGECVQCGEKYMSGAVSEKISEVLKSEQIKTEKHLNVPVVSLAA
- a CDS encoding DUF4258 domain-containing protein, with product MDYSAIEQLIRSNLASGQYQSRVHALQRINERGILPHEVKEALLTCKVIEDYPHDKRGHSCLVWGKTSQGRDLHAVCGFSEDVLWIITIYEPDPIEWETPEKRRFAK
- a CDS encoding DUF3488 domain-containing protein, which gives rise to MPILYKSITAVLALTGCISLLITGEMNLLVCTGGLSIFGGYYRFFRDRPQASKRVAAILAQAALFVFIADASVITGDVFLAVAHMTITFQGIKSFDLKEPWDHLQVYFMSLLQLIIASELTRALTFGVIFVIFMVLLVTAMVLSHFLKEGTLGRVRIRRPVTAIVMLTVLCTAIFFMALPRTPQRFIGKSHIRGIKTVGFSDKVDFGSFGDIKLDQTVVMRIEMDQEVSSPHYWRGIAMDSFDGVSWRNTAREKSRLLKTGDEFVIAPYDRTRVVEQRIYLEPIDSDVIFGLAKMTAVNVDTFSLLVDDASGITMPGKLSRRIKYTVRSDMAGILTGRSEKRYLQVPRGVENIIGLAKSVTGGSSSDLQRAFAIEAYLKRNFAYSLATVPPPVGMSVLENFLFRTKTGFCEHYASSMVIMLRGLGIPSRVVNGFYGGERNEYGNYLIVRQSDAHAWVEALIGNEWKRFDPTPAVAAQKPPALSHFLDSLRLQWTRYVVGFSSEDQKEIVRTLASPFTLKGLPKLRFSSFRTVLFWSLALGFVSLLLYAVMKKLRFRRYSFVTRTYLEFRALLRKKGLKVTDAMTAGDLLRVSRKGGFGIEAEEFLNLYESHRFGSREMTDHVRQRYKALLKKLGTGKRAEDI